In one window of Syngnathus typhle isolate RoL2023-S1 ecotype Sweden linkage group LG7, RoL_Styp_1.0, whole genome shotgun sequence DNA:
- the polg gene encoding DNA polymerase subunit gamma-1 isoform X1 has translation MLHVTLKVIRCSVHKSVISTKGIWSRSLCSTKPHSVQGEDTGETRLNPLNIQMLSKNLHEQIFRGPVPEYREEDVERAIKHLQKHQLWGKETALLQDIELKLPKMYGDNIDEHFRVLAQKQSLPYLEAAAALQQAELPPMPQEWTWQVGWTRYGSDGESQRVDFPDETALVFDVEVCMAEGRCPTLAVALSPTHWYSWCSKRLIEERYSWSNELILADLIPLETAMNTVRPPGGQWKERLIVGHNVSFDRSHIKEQYLLKGSKVRFMDTMSLHMAISGLTGFQRTLWMANKLGKKVGLQEVSQHMKKMGQKRDSPKIGFWDWVNIGSINNLADVHALYVGGPPLQKEIRETFVKGSMMDVRNNFQELMRYCASDVQATHQIFIEQLPLFMERCPHPVTFAGMLEMGVSYLPVNQNWGRYLEDSQDVYEELQREMKKSLMTLADDACQLLEDEGFRNDPWLWDLEWDVQEFKLKKLPARKKKSSEKAVESQTAAPLADWMEDTGPPSEEDTAAGPCPSRLAVDKLKKTVTRLPKRKQHLPGHPGWYRKLCEKMSADSWSPGANLISLQMRVTPKLMGLTWDGFPLHYTEKHGWGYLVPGRRDNLDSLEEIIGPAVCPHREIERVYREYCNENCKGEPEFGDCAPSDDLMWTDSAVWAKVEEYGSLEKLTEEQGVKALTNVLLFLQKPQPTRKSHPVLEDSHCHYHQGIGPYNEINIPGCWFFKLPHKDGNQNNVGSPFSKDFLPKMEDGTLRAGRSGTNATRALEINKMMSFWRNAHKRISSQMVLWLRKGELPRVVSRHKDFDEEEQYGAILPQVVTAGTVTRRAVEPTWLTASNARRDRVGSELKAMVQAPPGYHLVGADVDSQELWIAAVLGEAHFAGLHGCTAFGWMTLQGKKSQATDLHSRTADAVGISREHAKVFNYGRIYGAGQPFAERLLMQFNHRLSQTDAASKARQMYALTKGLRRYELSDEGEWLVTELGIEVEREEDGSVSLQELRKISRLASQSSRRRKWDIVSKRIWFGGTESDMFNKLESIAHSDQPATPVLGCRISRALEPKAVKDEFITSRVNWVVQSSAVDYLHLMLVAMRWLFEEHDIDGRFCISIHDEVRYLVRSEDRYRAALALQITNLLTRSMFAHALGMRDLPQSVAFFSAVDIDTCLRKEVMMDCVTPSNPTGVERKYGLPPGEALDIYQIDDITKGSLNKGR, from the exons ATGCTGCATGTGACGTTGAAAGTGATCCGCTGCTCCGTGCACAAGTCCGTCATCTCCACAAAAGGGATATGGTCCCGCTCCCTCTGCTCCACAAAGCCGCACTCAGTGCAAGGGGAGGACACAGGAGAGACCCGTCTGAACCCCCTTAACATCCAGATGCTCTCAAAAAATCTCCACGAGCAGATCTTTCGAGGCCCGGTGCCCGAGTACAGAGAAGAAGATGTGGAACGCGCTATAAAGCACTTGCAGAAGCATCAGCTGTGGGGGAAAGAAACTGCACTGTTACAGGACATAGAGCTGAAGCTTCCCAAAATGTACGGGGACAATATTGATGAGCACTTCCGTGTTTTGGCCCAGAAGCAGAGTCTTCCTTACctggaagcggcggcggcgctgcagCAAGCAGAGCTTCCTCCCATGCCTCAAGAGTGGACATGGCAGGTCGGCTGGACACGTTATGGGTCCGATGGGGAGAGTCAAAGGGTTGACTTCCCAGACGAGACGGCACTTGTGTTTGATGTAGAGGTGTGCATGGCAGAGGGACGGTGTCCAACTTTGGCAGTTGCTTTATCGCCAACACATTG GTACTCTTGGTGCAGCAAGCGTCTGATCGAAGAGCGCTACTCCTGGTCAAACGAGCTCATCCTCGCTGACCTCATCCCATTGGAGACAGCAATGAATACTGTCCGTCCACCAGGGGGTCAGTGGAAGGAACGGCTCATTGTGGGCCACAATGTCAGTTTCGACCGATCTCACATTAAGGAGCAATACTTACTGAAG GGGTCTAAGGTGCGCTTCATGGACACAATGAGTCTTCACATGGCTATCTCGGGCCTGACGGGCTTCCAGCGCACACTATGGATGGCCAACAAGTTGGGCAAGAAGGTGGGGCTACAAGAGGTCAGCCAGCACATGAAGAAAATGGGACAGAAAAGAGACAGTCCCAAG ATTGGATTCTGGGACTGGGTGAATATTGGCAGCATCAACAATTTAGCTGATGTCCATGCCCTGTATGTGGGAGGGCCACCATTACAGAAAGAGATACGAGAGACCTTTGTAAAGGGCTCGATGATGGATGTCAGGAACAACTTCCAG GAGTTAATGCGGTACTGCGCCTCAGATGTGCAGGCCACCCATCAAATATTCATTGAACAGCTGCCCCTCTTCATGGAGAG ATGTCCCCATCCAGTAACATTTGCCGGAATGCTGGAGATGGGTGTGAGCTACCTTCCTGTCAATCAGAACTGGGGGCGATACCTGGAGGATTCCCAGGACGTTTACGAAGAGCTCCAGAGGGAAATGAAGAAATCTCTCATGACTCTAGCCGATGATGCATGCCAACTTCTGGAGGACGAGGG ATTCAGAAATGATCCTTGGCTTTGGGACCTTGAGTGGGATGTGCAGGAATTCAAGCTGAAAAAGCTGCCAGCCAGGAAAAAGAAGTCATCTGAAAAAGCAGTTGAATCCCAAACTGCTGCTCCTCTTGCAGACTGGATGGAAG ATACAGGGCCACCATCTGAAGAGGACACTGCAGCGGGTCCTTGTCCCAGCAGGCTAGCTGTGGATAAACTCAAGAAAACAGTGACTCGACTTCCTAAGAGAAAGCAACACCTGCCTGGACATCCTGG GTGGTATCGTAAGCTGTGTGAAAAGATGTCTGCAGACAGCTGGTCTCCTGGAGCAAACCTCATTAGTCTTCAGATGagagtgacccccaaactgatGGGTCTGACATGGGACGGATTTCCCTTACATTACACAGAGAAGCATGGCTGGGGGTATCTGGTTCCGGGACGTCGGGATAACTTGGACTCCCTGGAAGAAATCATTGGACCAGCTGTTTGCCCTCACAG AGAGATTGAGCGTGTTTACAGAGAGTATTGTAATGAGAACTGCAAGGGGGAGCCTGAGTTTGGGGACTGTGCACCATCCGATGACCTTATGTGGACAGACAGCGCTGTTTGGGCAAAG GTGGAGGAGTACGGATCACTGGAGAAATTAACAGAGGAACAAGGAGTGAAAGCGCTGACAAACGTG TTATTGTTTTTACAGAAGCCACAACCTACCCGCAAGTCCCACCCTGTCCTAGAGGACAGTCACTGCCACTATCACCAAGGAATCGGCCCCTACAACGAAATAAACATACCCGGGTGTTGGTTTTTTAAACTACCACATAAG GATGGTAATCAGAATAACGTTGGCAGTCCTTTTTCAAAAGACTTCCTTCCTAAGATGGAGGATGGGACTCTCAGAGCGGGAAGGAGTGGAACGAATGCCACACGTGCCTTAGAGATCAACAAAATGATGTCCTTCTGGAGGAACGCTCATAAACGCATAAG CTCCCAGATGGTTCTATGGCTACGGAAAGGAGAGCTTCCTCGTGTGGTGAGCAG GCACAAAGACTTTGATGAAGAGGAGCAATACGGTGCGATATTACCTCAGGTGGTCACTGCTGGAACTGTCACACGAAGGGCTGTGGAGCCAACGTGGCTGACTGCCAGTAATGCACGC CGGGACAGAGTGGGCAGTGAGCTTAAGGCGATGGTGCAAGCACCACCAGGTTACCACCTTGTTGGAGCCGACGTGGACTCTCAAGAGTTGTGGATTGCGGCTGTGCTCGGAGAGGCCCACTTTGCAGGCCTACATG GTTGTACGGCGTTTGGCTGGATGACACTTCAAGGGAAGAAGAGCCAGGCCACCGACTTGCACAGCCGTACCGCTGACGCCGTGGGCATCAGCAGGGAGCACGCCAAGGTGTTCAACTATGGCCGCATCTACGGTGCCGGGCAGCCCTTTGCAGAAAGGCTACTGATGCAGTTCAATCATCGCCTCAGTCAGACAGATGCTGCCAGTAAGGCCAGACAGATGTATGCTCTGACAAAGGGATTACGCAG ATATGAACTATCAGACGAAGGTGAGTGGCTCGTCACCGAGCTGGGAATTGAGGTGGAAAGGGAGGAAGATGGCAGCGTTTCCCTCCAAGAGTTGCGGAAGATCAGTCGACTGGCTTCACAGAG CTCTCGGCGGAGGAAGTGGGATATAGTTAGCAAACGAATATGGTTTGGGGGTACAGAGTCAGACATGTTCAACAAACTGGAGAGCATTGCGCATTCGGACCAACCAGCGACACCTGTACTGGGCTGCAGGATAAGCAGAGCTCTGGAGCCCAAGGCAGTGAAGGATGAG TTCATTACTAGCAGAGTGAACTGGGTGGTCCAGAGCTCTGCAGTGGATTACCTTCATCTGATGCTGGTGGCGATGAGGTGGCTCTTCGAGGAGCACGACATCGACGGCCGCTTCTGCATCAGCATCCATGACGAGGTGCGCTACCTCGTCCGCAGCGAAGATCGATACCGAGCGGCACTGGCATTGCAGATCACCAACCTTCTTACCAG GAGTATGTTTGCACACGCATTAGGCATGCGGGACCTTCCACAGTCTGTGGCTTTCTTTAGTGCGGTTGACATTGACACGTGTCTGAGGAAAGAAGTGATGATGGACTGTGTGACCCCCTCCAACCCTACGGGTGTGGAAAGAAAATATGGCCTTCCTCCTG GTGAAGCCTTGGACATCTACCAAATAGATGACATCACCAAAGGCTCCCTTAATAAAGGAAGATAA
- the polg gene encoding DNA polymerase subunit gamma-1 isoform X4, giving the protein MLHVTLKVIRCSVHKSVISTKGIWSRSLCSTKPHSVQGEDTGETRLNPLNIQMLSKNLHEQIFRGPVPEYREEDVERAIKHLQKHQLWGKETALLQDIELKLPKMYGDNIDEHFRVLAQKQSLPYLEAAAALQQAELPPMPQEWTWQVGWTRYGSDGESQRVDFPDETALVFDVEVCMAEGRCPTLAVALSPTHWYSWCSKRLIEERYSWSNELILADLIPLETAMNTVRPPGGQWKERLIVGHNVSFDRSHIKEQYLLKGSKVRFMDTMSLHMAISGLTGFQRTLWMANKLGKKVGLQEVSQHMKKMGQKRDSPKIGFWDWVNIGSINNLADVHALYVGGPPLQKEIRETFVKGSMMDVRNNFQELMRYCASDVQATHQIFIEQLPLFMERCPHPVTFAGMLEMGVSYLPVNQNWGRYLEDSQDVYEELQREMKKSLMTLADDACQLLEDEGFRNDPWLWDLEWDVQEFKLKKLPARKKKSSEKAVESQTAAPLADWMEDTGPPSEEDTAAGPCPSRLAVDKLKKTVTRLPKRKQHLPGHPGWYRKLCEKMSADSWSPGANLISLQMRVTPKLMGLTWDGFPLHYTEKHGWGYLVPGRRDNLDSLEEIIGPAVCPHREIERVYREYCNENCKGEPEFGDCAPSDDLMWTDSAVWAKVEEYGSLEKLTEEQGVKALTNVLLFLQKPQPTRKSHPVLEDSHCHYHQGIGPYNEINIPGCWFFKLPHKDGNQNNVGSPFSKDFLPKMEDGTLRAGRSGTNATRALEINKMMSFWRNAHKRISSQMVLWLRKGELPRVVSRHKDFDEEEQYGAILPQVVTAGTVTRRAVEPTWLTASNARRDRVGSELKAMVQAPPGYHLVGADVDSQELWIAAVLGEAHFAGLHGCTAFGWMTLQGKKSQATDLHSRTADAVGISREHAKVFNYGRIYGAGQPFAERLLMQFNHRLSQTDAASKARQMYALTKGLRRYELSDEGEWLVTELGIEVEREEDGSVSLQELRKISRLASQRVRHVQQTGEHCAFGPTSDTCTGLQDKQSSGAQGSEG; this is encoded by the exons ATGCTGCATGTGACGTTGAAAGTGATCCGCTGCTCCGTGCACAAGTCCGTCATCTCCACAAAAGGGATATGGTCCCGCTCCCTCTGCTCCACAAAGCCGCACTCAGTGCAAGGGGAGGACACAGGAGAGACCCGTCTGAACCCCCTTAACATCCAGATGCTCTCAAAAAATCTCCACGAGCAGATCTTTCGAGGCCCGGTGCCCGAGTACAGAGAAGAAGATGTGGAACGCGCTATAAAGCACTTGCAGAAGCATCAGCTGTGGGGGAAAGAAACTGCACTGTTACAGGACATAGAGCTGAAGCTTCCCAAAATGTACGGGGACAATATTGATGAGCACTTCCGTGTTTTGGCCCAGAAGCAGAGTCTTCCTTACctggaagcggcggcggcgctgcagCAAGCAGAGCTTCCTCCCATGCCTCAAGAGTGGACATGGCAGGTCGGCTGGACACGTTATGGGTCCGATGGGGAGAGTCAAAGGGTTGACTTCCCAGACGAGACGGCACTTGTGTTTGATGTAGAGGTGTGCATGGCAGAGGGACGGTGTCCAACTTTGGCAGTTGCTTTATCGCCAACACATTG GTACTCTTGGTGCAGCAAGCGTCTGATCGAAGAGCGCTACTCCTGGTCAAACGAGCTCATCCTCGCTGACCTCATCCCATTGGAGACAGCAATGAATACTGTCCGTCCACCAGGGGGTCAGTGGAAGGAACGGCTCATTGTGGGCCACAATGTCAGTTTCGACCGATCTCACATTAAGGAGCAATACTTACTGAAG GGGTCTAAGGTGCGCTTCATGGACACAATGAGTCTTCACATGGCTATCTCGGGCCTGACGGGCTTCCAGCGCACACTATGGATGGCCAACAAGTTGGGCAAGAAGGTGGGGCTACAAGAGGTCAGCCAGCACATGAAGAAAATGGGACAGAAAAGAGACAGTCCCAAG ATTGGATTCTGGGACTGGGTGAATATTGGCAGCATCAACAATTTAGCTGATGTCCATGCCCTGTATGTGGGAGGGCCACCATTACAGAAAGAGATACGAGAGACCTTTGTAAAGGGCTCGATGATGGATGTCAGGAACAACTTCCAG GAGTTAATGCGGTACTGCGCCTCAGATGTGCAGGCCACCCATCAAATATTCATTGAACAGCTGCCCCTCTTCATGGAGAG ATGTCCCCATCCAGTAACATTTGCCGGAATGCTGGAGATGGGTGTGAGCTACCTTCCTGTCAATCAGAACTGGGGGCGATACCTGGAGGATTCCCAGGACGTTTACGAAGAGCTCCAGAGGGAAATGAAGAAATCTCTCATGACTCTAGCCGATGATGCATGCCAACTTCTGGAGGACGAGGG ATTCAGAAATGATCCTTGGCTTTGGGACCTTGAGTGGGATGTGCAGGAATTCAAGCTGAAAAAGCTGCCAGCCAGGAAAAAGAAGTCATCTGAAAAAGCAGTTGAATCCCAAACTGCTGCTCCTCTTGCAGACTGGATGGAAG ATACAGGGCCACCATCTGAAGAGGACACTGCAGCGGGTCCTTGTCCCAGCAGGCTAGCTGTGGATAAACTCAAGAAAACAGTGACTCGACTTCCTAAGAGAAAGCAACACCTGCCTGGACATCCTGG GTGGTATCGTAAGCTGTGTGAAAAGATGTCTGCAGACAGCTGGTCTCCTGGAGCAAACCTCATTAGTCTTCAGATGagagtgacccccaaactgatGGGTCTGACATGGGACGGATTTCCCTTACATTACACAGAGAAGCATGGCTGGGGGTATCTGGTTCCGGGACGTCGGGATAACTTGGACTCCCTGGAAGAAATCATTGGACCAGCTGTTTGCCCTCACAG AGAGATTGAGCGTGTTTACAGAGAGTATTGTAATGAGAACTGCAAGGGGGAGCCTGAGTTTGGGGACTGTGCACCATCCGATGACCTTATGTGGACAGACAGCGCTGTTTGGGCAAAG GTGGAGGAGTACGGATCACTGGAGAAATTAACAGAGGAACAAGGAGTGAAAGCGCTGACAAACGTG TTATTGTTTTTACAGAAGCCACAACCTACCCGCAAGTCCCACCCTGTCCTAGAGGACAGTCACTGCCACTATCACCAAGGAATCGGCCCCTACAACGAAATAAACATACCCGGGTGTTGGTTTTTTAAACTACCACATAAG GATGGTAATCAGAATAACGTTGGCAGTCCTTTTTCAAAAGACTTCCTTCCTAAGATGGAGGATGGGACTCTCAGAGCGGGAAGGAGTGGAACGAATGCCACACGTGCCTTAGAGATCAACAAAATGATGTCCTTCTGGAGGAACGCTCATAAACGCATAAG CTCCCAGATGGTTCTATGGCTACGGAAAGGAGAGCTTCCTCGTGTGGTGAGCAG GCACAAAGACTTTGATGAAGAGGAGCAATACGGTGCGATATTACCTCAGGTGGTCACTGCTGGAACTGTCACACGAAGGGCTGTGGAGCCAACGTGGCTGACTGCCAGTAATGCACGC CGGGACAGAGTGGGCAGTGAGCTTAAGGCGATGGTGCAAGCACCACCAGGTTACCACCTTGTTGGAGCCGACGTGGACTCTCAAGAGTTGTGGATTGCGGCTGTGCTCGGAGAGGCCCACTTTGCAGGCCTACATG GTTGTACGGCGTTTGGCTGGATGACACTTCAAGGGAAGAAGAGCCAGGCCACCGACTTGCACAGCCGTACCGCTGACGCCGTGGGCATCAGCAGGGAGCACGCCAAGGTGTTCAACTATGGCCGCATCTACGGTGCCGGGCAGCCCTTTGCAGAAAGGCTACTGATGCAGTTCAATCATCGCCTCAGTCAGACAGATGCTGCCAGTAAGGCCAGACAGATGTATGCTCTGACAAAGGGATTACGCAG ATATGAACTATCAGACGAAGGTGAGTGGCTCGTCACCGAGCTGGGAATTGAGGTGGAAAGGGAGGAAGATGGCAGCGTTTCCCTCCAAGAGTTGCGGAAGATCAGTCGACTGGCTTCACAGAG AGTCAGACATGTTCAACAAACTGGAGAGCATTGCGCATTCGGACCAACCAGCGACACCTGTACTGGGCTGCAGGATAAGCAGAGCTCTGGAGCCCAAGGCAGTGAAGGATGA
- the polg gene encoding DNA polymerase subunit gamma-1 isoform X3, translating to MLHVTLKVIRCSVHKSVISTKGIWSRSLCSTKPHSVQGEDTGETRLNPLNIQMLSKNLHEQIFRGPVPEYREEDVERAIKHLQKHQLWGKETALLQDIELKLPKMYGDNIDEHFRVLAQKQSLPYLEAAAALQQAELPPMPQEWTWQVGWTRYGSDGESQRVDFPDETALVFDVEVCMAEGRCPTLAVALSPTHWYSWCSKRLIEERYSWSNELILADLIPLETAMNTVRPPGGQWKERLIVGHNVSFDRSHIKEQYLLKGSKVRFMDTMSLHMAISGLTGFQRTLWMANKLGKKVGLQEVSQHMKKMGQKRDSPKIGFWDWVNIGSINNLADVHALYVGGPPLQKEIRETFVKGSMMDVRNNFQELMRYCASDVQATHQIFIEQLPLFMERCPHPVTFAGMLEMGVSYLPVNQNWGRYLEDSQDVYEELQREMKKSLMTLADDACQLLEDEGFRNDPWLWDLEWDVQEFKLKKLPARKKKSSEKAVESQTAAPLADWMEDTGPPSEEDTAAGPCPSRLAVDKLKKTVTRLPKRKQHLPGHPGWYRKLCEKMSADSWSPGANLISLQMRVTPKLMGLTWDGFPLHYTEKHGWGYLVPGRRDNLDSLEEIIGPAVCPHREIERVYREYCNENCKGEPEFGDCAPSDDLMWTDSAVWAKVEEYGSLEKLTEEQGVKALTNVKPQPTRKSHPVLEDSHCHYHQGIGPYNEINIPGCWFFKLPHKDGNQNNVGSPFSKDFLPKMEDGTLRAGRSGTNATRALEINKMMSFWRNAHKRISSQMVLWLRKGELPRVVSRHKDFDEEEQYGAILPQVVTAGTVTRRAVEPTWLTASNARRDRVGSELKAMVQAPPGYHLVGADVDSQELWIAAVLGEAHFAGLHGCTAFGWMTLQGKKSQATDLHSRTADAVGISREHAKVFNYGRIYGAGQPFAERLLMQFNHRLSQTDAASKARQMYALTKGLRRYELSDEGEWLVTELGIEVEREEDGSVSLQELRKISRLASQSSRRRKWDIVSKRIWFGGTESDMFNKLESIAHSDQPATPVLGCRISRALEPKAVKDEFITSRVNWVVQSSAVDYLHLMLVAMRWLFEEHDIDGRFCISIHDEVRYLVRSEDRYRAALALQITNLLTRSMFAHALGMRDLPQSVAFFSAVDIDTCLRKEVMMDCVTPSNPTGVERKYGLPPGEALDIYQIDDITKGSLNKGR from the exons ATGCTGCATGTGACGTTGAAAGTGATCCGCTGCTCCGTGCACAAGTCCGTCATCTCCACAAAAGGGATATGGTCCCGCTCCCTCTGCTCCACAAAGCCGCACTCAGTGCAAGGGGAGGACACAGGAGAGACCCGTCTGAACCCCCTTAACATCCAGATGCTCTCAAAAAATCTCCACGAGCAGATCTTTCGAGGCCCGGTGCCCGAGTACAGAGAAGAAGATGTGGAACGCGCTATAAAGCACTTGCAGAAGCATCAGCTGTGGGGGAAAGAAACTGCACTGTTACAGGACATAGAGCTGAAGCTTCCCAAAATGTACGGGGACAATATTGATGAGCACTTCCGTGTTTTGGCCCAGAAGCAGAGTCTTCCTTACctggaagcggcggcggcgctgcagCAAGCAGAGCTTCCTCCCATGCCTCAAGAGTGGACATGGCAGGTCGGCTGGACACGTTATGGGTCCGATGGGGAGAGTCAAAGGGTTGACTTCCCAGACGAGACGGCACTTGTGTTTGATGTAGAGGTGTGCATGGCAGAGGGACGGTGTCCAACTTTGGCAGTTGCTTTATCGCCAACACATTG GTACTCTTGGTGCAGCAAGCGTCTGATCGAAGAGCGCTACTCCTGGTCAAACGAGCTCATCCTCGCTGACCTCATCCCATTGGAGACAGCAATGAATACTGTCCGTCCACCAGGGGGTCAGTGGAAGGAACGGCTCATTGTGGGCCACAATGTCAGTTTCGACCGATCTCACATTAAGGAGCAATACTTACTGAAG GGGTCTAAGGTGCGCTTCATGGACACAATGAGTCTTCACATGGCTATCTCGGGCCTGACGGGCTTCCAGCGCACACTATGGATGGCCAACAAGTTGGGCAAGAAGGTGGGGCTACAAGAGGTCAGCCAGCACATGAAGAAAATGGGACAGAAAAGAGACAGTCCCAAG ATTGGATTCTGGGACTGGGTGAATATTGGCAGCATCAACAATTTAGCTGATGTCCATGCCCTGTATGTGGGAGGGCCACCATTACAGAAAGAGATACGAGAGACCTTTGTAAAGGGCTCGATGATGGATGTCAGGAACAACTTCCAG GAGTTAATGCGGTACTGCGCCTCAGATGTGCAGGCCACCCATCAAATATTCATTGAACAGCTGCCCCTCTTCATGGAGAG ATGTCCCCATCCAGTAACATTTGCCGGAATGCTGGAGATGGGTGTGAGCTACCTTCCTGTCAATCAGAACTGGGGGCGATACCTGGAGGATTCCCAGGACGTTTACGAAGAGCTCCAGAGGGAAATGAAGAAATCTCTCATGACTCTAGCCGATGATGCATGCCAACTTCTGGAGGACGAGGG ATTCAGAAATGATCCTTGGCTTTGGGACCTTGAGTGGGATGTGCAGGAATTCAAGCTGAAAAAGCTGCCAGCCAGGAAAAAGAAGTCATCTGAAAAAGCAGTTGAATCCCAAACTGCTGCTCCTCTTGCAGACTGGATGGAAG ATACAGGGCCACCATCTGAAGAGGACACTGCAGCGGGTCCTTGTCCCAGCAGGCTAGCTGTGGATAAACTCAAGAAAACAGTGACTCGACTTCCTAAGAGAAAGCAACACCTGCCTGGACATCCTGG GTGGTATCGTAAGCTGTGTGAAAAGATGTCTGCAGACAGCTGGTCTCCTGGAGCAAACCTCATTAGTCTTCAGATGagagtgacccccaaactgatGGGTCTGACATGGGACGGATTTCCCTTACATTACACAGAGAAGCATGGCTGGGGGTATCTGGTTCCGGGACGTCGGGATAACTTGGACTCCCTGGAAGAAATCATTGGACCAGCTGTTTGCCCTCACAG AGAGATTGAGCGTGTTTACAGAGAGTATTGTAATGAGAACTGCAAGGGGGAGCCTGAGTTTGGGGACTGTGCACCATCCGATGACCTTATGTGGACAGACAGCGCTGTTTGGGCAAAG GTGGAGGAGTACGGATCACTGGAGAAATTAACAGAGGAACAAGGAGTGAAAGCGCTGACAAACGTG AAGCCACAACCTACCCGCAAGTCCCACCCTGTCCTAGAGGACAGTCACTGCCACTATCACCAAGGAATCGGCCCCTACAACGAAATAAACATACCCGGGTGTTGGTTTTTTAAACTACCACATAAG GATGGTAATCAGAATAACGTTGGCAGTCCTTTTTCAAAAGACTTCCTTCCTAAGATGGAGGATGGGACTCTCAGAGCGGGAAGGAGTGGAACGAATGCCACACGTGCCTTAGAGATCAACAAAATGATGTCCTTCTGGAGGAACGCTCATAAACGCATAAG CTCCCAGATGGTTCTATGGCTACGGAAAGGAGAGCTTCCTCGTGTGGTGAGCAG GCACAAAGACTTTGATGAAGAGGAGCAATACGGTGCGATATTACCTCAGGTGGTCACTGCTGGAACTGTCACACGAAGGGCTGTGGAGCCAACGTGGCTGACTGCCAGTAATGCACGC CGGGACAGAGTGGGCAGTGAGCTTAAGGCGATGGTGCAAGCACCACCAGGTTACCACCTTGTTGGAGCCGACGTGGACTCTCAAGAGTTGTGGATTGCGGCTGTGCTCGGAGAGGCCCACTTTGCAGGCCTACATG GTTGTACGGCGTTTGGCTGGATGACACTTCAAGGGAAGAAGAGCCAGGCCACCGACTTGCACAGCCGTACCGCTGACGCCGTGGGCATCAGCAGGGAGCACGCCAAGGTGTTCAACTATGGCCGCATCTACGGTGCCGGGCAGCCCTTTGCAGAAAGGCTACTGATGCAGTTCAATCATCGCCTCAGTCAGACAGATGCTGCCAGTAAGGCCAGACAGATGTATGCTCTGACAAAGGGATTACGCAG ATATGAACTATCAGACGAAGGTGAGTGGCTCGTCACCGAGCTGGGAATTGAGGTGGAAAGGGAGGAAGATGGCAGCGTTTCCCTCCAAGAGTTGCGGAAGATCAGTCGACTGGCTTCACAGAG CTCTCGGCGGAGGAAGTGGGATATAGTTAGCAAACGAATATGGTTTGGGGGTACAGAGTCAGACATGTTCAACAAACTGGAGAGCATTGCGCATTCGGACCAACCAGCGACACCTGTACTGGGCTGCAGGATAAGCAGAGCTCTGGAGCCCAAGGCAGTGAAGGATGAG TTCATTACTAGCAGAGTGAACTGGGTGGTCCAGAGCTCTGCAGTGGATTACCTTCATCTGATGCTGGTGGCGATGAGGTGGCTCTTCGAGGAGCACGACATCGACGGCCGCTTCTGCATCAGCATCCATGACGAGGTGCGCTACCTCGTCCGCAGCGAAGATCGATACCGAGCGGCACTGGCATTGCAGATCACCAACCTTCTTACCAG GAGTATGTTTGCACACGCATTAGGCATGCGGGACCTTCCACAGTCTGTGGCTTTCTTTAGTGCGGTTGACATTGACACGTGTCTGAGGAAAGAAGTGATGATGGACTGTGTGACCCCCTCCAACCCTACGGGTGTGGAAAGAAAATATGGCCTTCCTCCTG GTGAAGCCTTGGACATCTACCAAATAGATGACATCACCAAAGGCTCCCTTAATAAAGGAAGATAA